The following are encoded together in the Streptomyces tsukubensis genome:
- a CDS encoding SDR family NAD(P)-dependent oxidoreductase, translated as MAEQGQRRRVTVVTGGSRGIGAAICLRLAAEGHDIAIGYRSDEEAAEGVAEGVRALGRAAVAVAVDTADAADVDRLFDTAVAQLGPVTGLVNNAGVSGPVGPLAGADPEGMRQALEVNILGYLLCARRAIGGMTAGGAIVNISSAAATLGSPGTYVHYAAAKAAVDAMTVGLSKEVAADGIRVNCVAPGTIWTDFHADPQRPAKVAAITPMGRAGQPEEIAGPVAWLLSDDASYATGTVLRVAGGM; from the coding sequence GTGGCGGAACAGGGACAGCGCCGGCGGGTGACCGTGGTCACCGGCGGCAGCCGGGGCATCGGCGCGGCGATCTGCCTGCGGCTGGCGGCCGAGGGACACGACATCGCCATCGGCTACCGGTCGGACGAGGAGGCGGCCGAGGGCGTCGCCGAGGGGGTGCGCGCGCTGGGCCGGGCGGCCGTCGCCGTCGCGGTCGACACCGCTGACGCGGCGGACGTGGACCGGCTGTTCGACACCGCCGTCGCGCAGCTGGGCCCGGTCACCGGACTGGTGAACAACGCCGGGGTGAGCGGGCCGGTCGGACCGCTGGCCGGCGCCGACCCGGAGGGGATGCGGCAGGCCCTGGAGGTCAACATCCTGGGTTACCTGCTGTGCGCCCGCCGGGCCATCGGCGGCATGACGGCGGGCGGGGCGATCGTGAACATCTCCTCCGCCGCCGCGACTCTCGGCAGCCCCGGCACCTACGTCCACTACGCGGCGGCGAAGGCCGCCGTGGACGCCATGACGGTCGGGCTGTCCAAGGAGGTGGCGGCCGACGGCATCCGGGTCAACTGCGTCGCCCCCGGTACGATCTGGACCGATTTCCACGCCGACCCGCAGCGGCCCGCCAAGGTGGCGGCGATCACCCCCATGGGCCGCGCCGGCCAGCCGGAGGAGATCGCAGGCCCGGTCGCCTGGCTGCTCTCGGACGACGCCTCCTACGCCACCGGCACGGTGCTGAGGGTCGCCGGCGGGATGTGA